From the Temnothorax longispinosus isolate EJ_2023e chromosome 6, Tlon_JGU_v1, whole genome shotgun sequence genome, one window contains:
- the LOC139814319 gene encoding ral GTPase-activating protein subunit beta isoform X4, whose product MNLGVFNRVNLKDSQGGMYSEWASLSTLIQQGSEESQSVLEKFPPGAGKEVALSIVRQLAANLGITQAGEPSPLSTDREVQWCMEVICFGLSLPLAEHDTVRDCVNIYCEWLSALYSTPKISVPRPIVDDPNFYARKIISHFYNLFVPRKGEGTDTINRQAVLCHRVLRTLQQIARGPATLERETWESLLLFLIGINDALLAPPATREDAGEQLCERVLGVLLEVWLVACERSFPSPPLWRTLRESCLRWRHRLALVEQWNRVCLALTARLLHIMYGPMFPELKISEEDTQLVSPTMSDEAVAQAWYRLLRTIGDPVDLCRPAVVSQTQAFLQYAIASPNVIDPCQHPCLQSLPQIFLKAVKGIAGQVDAFLGVSQACCWEECCVSNVTSGNSGTGSGGVGWDRSNSRDQPQPSPTPPTQRRLAKSFSVTPSAVTKGIPKASLIGLTTSRVTSTPPMLISNSGPSSASSTASMTSLGQDIRPPLAPGRPKCNSILHLFGEWLFEAAFIGTEGWSQNLPQPSGASKRPSSVLVDGPSSLQETVSDVPPTLCIDRYESGRAEALGALCRIFCAKKTGEEILPVYLARFYQAMYHGLKVDESRECGETLASILLNSADLFRLDLNGIQVLVPAVLSALEVVLPEKDLKLKSNMVSKPDLRRASIHLLISMLTLPLHFQNLAIKELPIFPGTNLSERSPVTFVQLKPRLMNLLINALQVETDPQNTHMLLGALLLSVQDSAAAEEVEQVTQPDAVASDSATNLLSSVTSDSASQISISSDQRSIGDASDIATLQEECIAFDSAHALFVRATYLVCHRLISSWKTDLNISLAALEMLSGLARTRIRETARKLTDALECKRAVKWLCDYISYQCWRPPPAHSKDLHSSIVAAFTCLTTWLTAHPQLLQDKDCLTTVLEVVELGVSGTKSVGKPGEPIKMKDEKELKPASMRVRDAADVLLTILLEQVGYFPSACGAQSLSSLLDEVSLLRHCNSWTGGRVARQAAVERFRYFVSENAIVLALLEEPLGNDQDPQPTVTVLIRGPFGRHAWTMQLRHLPRHRSSIRSINSNPGRPLPLAEAAPRTDYKPRFFPDNVDRIPHCKVDESIPSLEAVMSDNDAVRDEHQILVQFLERQITLESKHDNGSVKDAEDKTDECVPPQVCHEFQTARLFLSHFGFLNMEPKENEESRSSGLIALDPTIPGFCTDLETLDNISPRTCDTVHIFYVKAGQKSASEILSNVLHEENVSPNFLEFLSSLGWPVSVSGHAGWTGHVSTSWRVTAQVNVPQPAHSNHGGALYNGDTHVLYWADVSSEIAFVVPTQSYLIASTDSLEETSYNSDISASGQAWFERSISESTDTRSSGMSQNTTQTSRAMSLDLEKQPSSLPGAGPTNSSSADPIRPRRSAKQALPSQTNTKIMIVWLESLEDHIQFPIGDLLPSTYTGLEQARTLQATDVHVIFLQALANGLMRVRLQGPVSRINLATPLIDGMVVSRRVLGTLVRQTALNMGRRRRLDNDSYHPPHVRRRLKIQEMVQKYKRNLTDPELLTLLFSSTQTY is encoded by the exons ATGAATTTAGGCGTATTCAACAGAGTTAATCTCAAG GATTCCCAAGGAGGGATGTATTCAGAATGGGCCTCGCTGAGCACTCTGATCCAACAAGGCTCGGAGGAAAGCCAGAGCGTGCTGGAGAAGTTCCCCCCTGGCGCGGGGAAGGAGGTCGCGCTGTCCATAGTCCGCCAACTCGCCGCAAATCTCGGCATCACCCAGGCGGGAGAACCCAGTCCGCTCTCCACCGACAGGGAAGTTCAATGGTGCATGGAGGTGATATGCTTCGGCCTGTCGCTGCCGCTGGCCGAGCACGACACCGTCAGGGATTGCGTGAACATATACTGCGAGTGGCTGTCCGCTCTGTACTCGACGCCGAAGATCTCTGTGCCCAGGCCGATCGTGGACGACCCGAACTTCTACGCCAGGAAGATCATAAGTCATTTTTACAATCTGTTCGTGCCGAGAAAAGGGGAAG GTACAGACACGATAAATCGGCAAGCTGTCCTGTGTCATCGAGTACTCAGGACTTTGCAGCAAATCGCGAGAGGCCCAGCGACTCTAGAGAGAGAAACTTGGGAGAGTCTGTTATTATTTCTCATCGGTATTAACGACGCGCTGTTAGCACCACCGGCAACGAGAGAGGATGCGGGAGAACAATTGTGCGAGAGGGTGCTCGGTGTATTGCTAGAG GTCTGGCTGGTCGCCTGCGAACGCAGTTTTCCTTCACCTCCGTTGTGGCGAACGTTACGAGAGTCCTGCCTGCGATGGCGTCACAGATTGGCTCTGGTGGAACAGTGGAATCGCGTGTGCCTCGCTCTTACGGCGAGGCTGTTGCACATTATGTACGGGCCGATGTTTCCCGAATTGAAAATAA GCGAGGAAGACACGCAACTGGTATCACCTACCATGTCGGACGAGGCGGTGGCGCAGGCATGGTACAGGCTGTTGCGTACCATCGGCGATCCCGTGGACCTGTGCAGACCCGCCGTCGTCTCGCAAACGCAAGCATTTCTGCAGTACGCTATCGCCAGCCCTAACGTCATAGATCCGTGCCAGCATCCGTGTCTGCAAAGTTTGCCGCAGATATTTCTGAAAGCTGTAAAAGGCATAGCGGGTCAGGTCGATGCCTTTTTGG GAGTTTCACAGGCATGCTGCTGGGAGGAGTGTTGCGTGTCCAACGTCACGTCGGGAAACAGCGGCACTGGCAGCGGGGGTGTCGGTTGGGACAGGTCGAACAGTAGGGATCAGCCTCAGCCGTCTCCCACACCCCCAACACAACGCAGACTTGCCAAAAGTTTCAGTGTCACTCCTTCCGCAGTCACTAAGG gaaTCCCGAAAGCGTCGTTAATCGGATTGACGACAAGCCGTGTAACTAGTACACCGCCGATGCTAATATCCAATTCCGGACCGTCATCCGCTTCGAGTACTGCat CTATGACCTCGCTTGGCCAGGACATTAGACCTCCTTTAGCTCCAGGACGACCCAAGTGTAACAGTATACTGCATCTCTTCGGGGAATGGTTGTTCGAGGCCGCGTTTATCGGTACCGAAGGTTGGTCGCAGAACTTACCGC AACCGTCAGGCGCTTCAAAACGTCCGTCATCGGTACTTGTGGACGGGCCGAGTTCTCTGCAGGAAACCGTGAGCGACGTACCGCCGACACTTTGCATAGACCGCTACGAGTCTGGCAGAGCGGAGGCATTGGGCGCCCTGTGTAGAATCTTCTGCGCCAAGAAAACAGGCGAAGAGATCTTACCCGTGTACCTGGCCAGATTTTACCAGGCGATGTATCACGGCCTCAAAGTCGACGAG TCTCGCGAATGTGGCGAAACATTAGCGAGTATTCTGTTGAATTCGGCTGATCTGTTTCGCCTCGATTTGAATGGTATACAAGTCCTGGTGCCGGCCGTGTTGTCCGCTCTGGAGGTGGTCCTACCGGAGAAAGACCTGAAGCTGAAATCTAATATGGTATCAAAGCCGGACTTGCGAAGGGCCTCGATACATCTGCTAATATCAATGTTAACGCTGCCTCTGCATTTTCAG AACCTCGCCATTAAGGAGCTTCCGATATTCCCAGGCACGAATTTATCCGAGAGAAGTCCCGTAACGTTTGTACAATTAAAACCGAGACTCATGAATCTACTCATAAACGCTTTACAAGTGGAGACCGATCCTCAGAATACACATATGCTATTGG GTGCTTTGTTACTGAGCGTACAAGATTCTGCAGCAGCGGAAGAAGTGGAACAGGTCACGCAACCCGACGCGGTAGCCAGTGACTCGGCaactaatttattatcttcag TCACCAGCGATTCGGCCAGTCAAATAAGTATATCCAGTGATCAGCGATCAATTGGCGATGCCTCTGACATTGCAACCCTTCAAGAGGAATGCATTGCGTTTG ATTCCGCCCACGCTCTTTTTGTACGAGCAACGTACTTGGTGTGTCACCGTTTGATTTCGTCATGGAAGACTGACTTGAACATCTCTCTAGCAGCACTCGAGATGCTATCGGGATTAGCACGCACACGCATTCGCGAAACAG CAAGGAAACTCACAG ATGCTCTGGAATGCAAGAGGGCGGTAAAATGGTTGTGCGACTACATTTCGTATCAGTGTTGGCGTCCACCTCCGGCGCACTCTAAGGATCTCCATTCGTCCATCGTCGCGGCGTTTACTTGCCTGACAACCTGGCTAACTGCCCATCCGCAATTGTTACAG GACAAAGACTGCTTGACTACAGTATTGGAAGTCGTCGAGCTCGGAGTGTCGGGCACCAAGAGTGTCGGAAAACCGGGAGAACCTATCAAAATGAAAGACGAAAAAGAGCTAAAGCCTGCTTCTATGCGCGTAAGAGACGCTGCCGATGTTCTTCTCACTATTCTGTTGGAACAG GTCGGTTACTTTCCAAGCGCCTGCGGGGCACAATCGCTTTCGTCATTGTTGGACGAAGTATCTTTGCTTCGGCACTGCAACAGCTGGACCGGTGGACGCGTGGCACGACAAGCGGCCGTCGAGAGATTTCGTTACTTCGTGTCCGAGAACGCGATTGTGTTAGCGCTGTTGGAGGAACCACTGGGGAACGATCAGGACCCTCAGCCGACCGTGACGGTCCTAATCCGTGGACCGTTCGGCAGACACGCGTGGACGATGCAGCTCCGTCATTTACCGCGTCATCGATCCAGCATCAGAAGTATAAACAGCAATCCCGGACGACCCTTGCCGTTAGCTGAAGCCGCACCACGAACGGATTATAAACCGAGATTCTTCCCAGATAATGTAGATCGCATTCCTCACTGTAAAGT GGATGAATCGATACCGAGTCTCGAAGCAGTTATGAGTGACAACGATGCTGTACGTGATGAACATCAGATCCTCGTGCAGTTCTTAGAACGTCAGATAACGCTCGAGTCGAAGCATGACAATGGTAGTGTAAAGGATGCAGAAGACAAAACCGATGAATGCGTACCGCCCCAGGTCTGTCACGAGTTCCAAACGGCTCGTCTATTCCTGAGCCATTtcggttttttaaatatggaACCTAAGGAGAACGAGGAATCCAGAAGTAGCGGGCTAATCGCTCTCGATCCGACCATCCCTGGTTTCTGTACGGACTTGGAAACTCTGGACAATATCAGTCCGCGAACGTGCGACACCGTTCACATCTTTTACGTAAAAGCTGGTCAAAAGTCTGCCTCCGAAATATTGTCAAACGTG CTGCACGAGGAGAATGTGTCGCCAAATTTCTTGGAATTCTTAAGCTCTCTCGGTTGGCCCGTTTCCGTGTCAGGTCACGCGGGCTGGACCGGCCACGTATCTACTTCGTGGAGAGTAACGGCGCAAGTCAACGTGCCACAGCCAGCTCACAGCAATCACGGTGGTGCCCTTTACAACGGTGACACTCACGTGTTGTATTGGGCGGATGTGAGTTCGGAAATCGCGTTTGTTGTGCCTACGCAGTCGTATCTCATCGCCAGCACGGATTCATTAGAGGAGACCAGTTACAATAGCGATATCAGTGCCAGTGGACAAG ccTGGTTTGAACGGAGCATCAGTGAAAGTACGGACACTCGCAGCAGTGGAATGTCACAAAATACAACGCAGACTTCTCGAGCGATGTCGCTCGATTTGGAGAAACAGCCGTCGAGCTTGCCGGGAGCAGGTCCGACGAATTCTTCGAGTGCAGATCCCATCAGGCCTAGAAGGTCGGCAAAGCAAGCTCTGCCGTCTCAAACTAATACAAAAATCATGATTGTGTGGTTGGAGAGTCTGGAAGATCATATCCAGTTCCCGATTG GCGATCTGCTTCCTTCCACCTACACCGGGCTGGAACAAGCGAGGACGCTGCAAGCTACCGATGTGCACGTTATCTTTCTTCAAGCCCTCGCTAATGGTTTAATGCGGGTCAGATTGCAGGGGCCGGTTTCGAGAATCAATTTGGCGACGCCTTTAATCGACGGTATGGTGGTATCGAGAAGAGTCTTGGGAACCTTGGTTAGACAAACGGCTCTTAATATGGGACGTAGGAGAAGGCTGGATAACGACag TTATCATCCACCGCACGTTCGAAGACGTCTAAAAATTCAAGAGAtggtacaaaaatataaaagaaatttaacggACCCAGAGTTATTGACACTTTTATTCAGCAGCACTCAAACTTATTAA
- the LOC139814319 gene encoding ral GTPase-activating protein subunit beta isoform X5, whose translation MNLGVFNRVNLKDSQGGMYSEWASLSTLIQQGSEESQSVLEKFPPGAGKEVALSIVRQLAANLGITQAGEPSPLSTDREVQWCMEVICFGLSLPLAEHDTVRDCVNIYCEWLSALYSTPKISVPRPIVDDPNFYARKIISHFYNLFVPRKGEGTDTINRQAVLCHRVLRTLQQIARGPATLERETWESLLLFLIGINDALLAPPATREDAGEQLCERVLGVLLEVWLVACERSFPSPPLWRTLRESCLRWRHRLALVEQWNRVCLALTARLLHIMYGPMFPELKISEEDTQLVSPTMSDEAVAQAWYRLLRTIGDPVDLCRPAVVSQTQAFLQYAIASPNVIDPCQHPCLQSLPQIFLKAVKGIAGQVDAFLGVSQACCWEECCVSNVTSGNSGTGSGGVGWDRSNSRDQPQPSPTPPTQRRLAKSFSVTPSAVTKGIPKASLIGLTTSRVTSTPPMLISNSGPSSASSTASMTSLGQDIRPPLAPGRPKCNSILHLFGEWLFEAAFIGTEGWSQNLPQPSGASKRPSSVLVDGPSSLQETVSDVPPTLCIDRYESGRAEALGALCRIFCAKKTGEEILPVYLARFYQAMYHGLKVDESRECGETLASILLNSADLFRLDLNGIQVLVPAVLSALEVVLPEKDLKLKSNMVSKPDLRRASIHLLISMLTLPLHFQNLAIKELPIFPGTNLSERSPVTFVQLKPRLMNLLINALQVETDPQNTHMLLGALLLSVQDSAAAEEVEQVTQPDAVASDSATNLLSSVTSDSASQISISSDQRSIGDASDIATLQEECIAFDSAHALFVRATYLVCHRLISSWKTDLNISLAALEMLSGLARTRIRETDALECKRAVKWLCDYISYQCWRPPPAHSKDLHSSIVAAFTCLTTWLTAHPQLLQDKDCLTTVLEVVELGVSGTKSVGKPGEPIKMKDEKELKPASMRVRDAADVLLTILLEQVGYFPSACGAQSLSSLLDEVSLLRHCNSWTGGRVARQAAVERFRYFVSENAIVLALLEEPLGNDQDPQPTVTVLIRGPFGRHAWTMQLRHLPRHRSSIRSINSNPGRPLPLAEAAPRTDYKPRFFPDNVDRIPHCKVDESIPSLEAVMSDNDAVRDEHQILVQFLERQITLESKHDNGSVKDAEDKTDECVPPQVCHEFQTARLFLSHFGFLNMEPKENEESRSSGLIALDPTIPGFCTDLETLDNISPRTCDTVHIFYVKAGQKSASEILSNVLHEENVSPNFLEFLSSLGWPVSVSGHAGWTGHVSTSWRVTAQVNVPQPAHSNHGGALYNGDTHVLYWADVSSEIAFVVPTQSYLIASTDSLEETSYNSDISASGQAWFERSISESTDTRSSGMSQNTTQTSRAMSLDLEKQPSSLPGAGPTNSSSADPIRPRRSAKQALPSQTNTKIMIVWLESLEDHIQFPIGDLLPSTYTGLEQARTLQATDVHVIFLQALANGLMRVRLQGPVSRINLATPLIDGMVVSRRVLGTLVRQTALNMGRRRRLDNDSYHPPHVRRRLKIQEMVQKYKRNLTDPELLTLLFSSTQTY comes from the exons ATGAATTTAGGCGTATTCAACAGAGTTAATCTCAAG GATTCCCAAGGAGGGATGTATTCAGAATGGGCCTCGCTGAGCACTCTGATCCAACAAGGCTCGGAGGAAAGCCAGAGCGTGCTGGAGAAGTTCCCCCCTGGCGCGGGGAAGGAGGTCGCGCTGTCCATAGTCCGCCAACTCGCCGCAAATCTCGGCATCACCCAGGCGGGAGAACCCAGTCCGCTCTCCACCGACAGGGAAGTTCAATGGTGCATGGAGGTGATATGCTTCGGCCTGTCGCTGCCGCTGGCCGAGCACGACACCGTCAGGGATTGCGTGAACATATACTGCGAGTGGCTGTCCGCTCTGTACTCGACGCCGAAGATCTCTGTGCCCAGGCCGATCGTGGACGACCCGAACTTCTACGCCAGGAAGATCATAAGTCATTTTTACAATCTGTTCGTGCCGAGAAAAGGGGAAG GTACAGACACGATAAATCGGCAAGCTGTCCTGTGTCATCGAGTACTCAGGACTTTGCAGCAAATCGCGAGAGGCCCAGCGACTCTAGAGAGAGAAACTTGGGAGAGTCTGTTATTATTTCTCATCGGTATTAACGACGCGCTGTTAGCACCACCGGCAACGAGAGAGGATGCGGGAGAACAATTGTGCGAGAGGGTGCTCGGTGTATTGCTAGAG GTCTGGCTGGTCGCCTGCGAACGCAGTTTTCCTTCACCTCCGTTGTGGCGAACGTTACGAGAGTCCTGCCTGCGATGGCGTCACAGATTGGCTCTGGTGGAACAGTGGAATCGCGTGTGCCTCGCTCTTACGGCGAGGCTGTTGCACATTATGTACGGGCCGATGTTTCCCGAATTGAAAATAA GCGAGGAAGACACGCAACTGGTATCACCTACCATGTCGGACGAGGCGGTGGCGCAGGCATGGTACAGGCTGTTGCGTACCATCGGCGATCCCGTGGACCTGTGCAGACCCGCCGTCGTCTCGCAAACGCAAGCATTTCTGCAGTACGCTATCGCCAGCCCTAACGTCATAGATCCGTGCCAGCATCCGTGTCTGCAAAGTTTGCCGCAGATATTTCTGAAAGCTGTAAAAGGCATAGCGGGTCAGGTCGATGCCTTTTTGG GAGTTTCACAGGCATGCTGCTGGGAGGAGTGTTGCGTGTCCAACGTCACGTCGGGAAACAGCGGCACTGGCAGCGGGGGTGTCGGTTGGGACAGGTCGAACAGTAGGGATCAGCCTCAGCCGTCTCCCACACCCCCAACACAACGCAGACTTGCCAAAAGTTTCAGTGTCACTCCTTCCGCAGTCACTAAGG gaaTCCCGAAAGCGTCGTTAATCGGATTGACGACAAGCCGTGTAACTAGTACACCGCCGATGCTAATATCCAATTCCGGACCGTCATCCGCTTCGAGTACTGCat CTATGACCTCGCTTGGCCAGGACATTAGACCTCCTTTAGCTCCAGGACGACCCAAGTGTAACAGTATACTGCATCTCTTCGGGGAATGGTTGTTCGAGGCCGCGTTTATCGGTACCGAAGGTTGGTCGCAGAACTTACCGC AACCGTCAGGCGCTTCAAAACGTCCGTCATCGGTACTTGTGGACGGGCCGAGTTCTCTGCAGGAAACCGTGAGCGACGTACCGCCGACACTTTGCATAGACCGCTACGAGTCTGGCAGAGCGGAGGCATTGGGCGCCCTGTGTAGAATCTTCTGCGCCAAGAAAACAGGCGAAGAGATCTTACCCGTGTACCTGGCCAGATTTTACCAGGCGATGTATCACGGCCTCAAAGTCGACGAG TCTCGCGAATGTGGCGAAACATTAGCGAGTATTCTGTTGAATTCGGCTGATCTGTTTCGCCTCGATTTGAATGGTATACAAGTCCTGGTGCCGGCCGTGTTGTCCGCTCTGGAGGTGGTCCTACCGGAGAAAGACCTGAAGCTGAAATCTAATATGGTATCAAAGCCGGACTTGCGAAGGGCCTCGATACATCTGCTAATATCAATGTTAACGCTGCCTCTGCATTTTCAG AACCTCGCCATTAAGGAGCTTCCGATATTCCCAGGCACGAATTTATCCGAGAGAAGTCCCGTAACGTTTGTACAATTAAAACCGAGACTCATGAATCTACTCATAAACGCTTTACAAGTGGAGACCGATCCTCAGAATACACATATGCTATTGG GTGCTTTGTTACTGAGCGTACAAGATTCTGCAGCAGCGGAAGAAGTGGAACAGGTCACGCAACCCGACGCGGTAGCCAGTGACTCGGCaactaatttattatcttcag TCACCAGCGATTCGGCCAGTCAAATAAGTATATCCAGTGATCAGCGATCAATTGGCGATGCCTCTGACATTGCAACCCTTCAAGAGGAATGCATTGCGTTTG ATTCCGCCCACGCTCTTTTTGTACGAGCAACGTACTTGGTGTGTCACCGTTTGATTTCGTCATGGAAGACTGACTTGAACATCTCTCTAGCAGCACTCGAGATGCTATCGGGATTAGCACGCACACGCATTCGCGAAACAG ATGCTCTGGAATGCAAGAGGGCGGTAAAATGGTTGTGCGACTACATTTCGTATCAGTGTTGGCGTCCACCTCCGGCGCACTCTAAGGATCTCCATTCGTCCATCGTCGCGGCGTTTACTTGCCTGACAACCTGGCTAACTGCCCATCCGCAATTGTTACAG GACAAAGACTGCTTGACTACAGTATTGGAAGTCGTCGAGCTCGGAGTGTCGGGCACCAAGAGTGTCGGAAAACCGGGAGAACCTATCAAAATGAAAGACGAAAAAGAGCTAAAGCCTGCTTCTATGCGCGTAAGAGACGCTGCCGATGTTCTTCTCACTATTCTGTTGGAACAG GTCGGTTACTTTCCAAGCGCCTGCGGGGCACAATCGCTTTCGTCATTGTTGGACGAAGTATCTTTGCTTCGGCACTGCAACAGCTGGACCGGTGGACGCGTGGCACGACAAGCGGCCGTCGAGAGATTTCGTTACTTCGTGTCCGAGAACGCGATTGTGTTAGCGCTGTTGGAGGAACCACTGGGGAACGATCAGGACCCTCAGCCGACCGTGACGGTCCTAATCCGTGGACCGTTCGGCAGACACGCGTGGACGATGCAGCTCCGTCATTTACCGCGTCATCGATCCAGCATCAGAAGTATAAACAGCAATCCCGGACGACCCTTGCCGTTAGCTGAAGCCGCACCACGAACGGATTATAAACCGAGATTCTTCCCAGATAATGTAGATCGCATTCCTCACTGTAAAGT GGATGAATCGATACCGAGTCTCGAAGCAGTTATGAGTGACAACGATGCTGTACGTGATGAACATCAGATCCTCGTGCAGTTCTTAGAACGTCAGATAACGCTCGAGTCGAAGCATGACAATGGTAGTGTAAAGGATGCAGAAGACAAAACCGATGAATGCGTACCGCCCCAGGTCTGTCACGAGTTCCAAACGGCTCGTCTATTCCTGAGCCATTtcggttttttaaatatggaACCTAAGGAGAACGAGGAATCCAGAAGTAGCGGGCTAATCGCTCTCGATCCGACCATCCCTGGTTTCTGTACGGACTTGGAAACTCTGGACAATATCAGTCCGCGAACGTGCGACACCGTTCACATCTTTTACGTAAAAGCTGGTCAAAAGTCTGCCTCCGAAATATTGTCAAACGTG CTGCACGAGGAGAATGTGTCGCCAAATTTCTTGGAATTCTTAAGCTCTCTCGGTTGGCCCGTTTCCGTGTCAGGTCACGCGGGCTGGACCGGCCACGTATCTACTTCGTGGAGAGTAACGGCGCAAGTCAACGTGCCACAGCCAGCTCACAGCAATCACGGTGGTGCCCTTTACAACGGTGACACTCACGTGTTGTATTGGGCGGATGTGAGTTCGGAAATCGCGTTTGTTGTGCCTACGCAGTCGTATCTCATCGCCAGCACGGATTCATTAGAGGAGACCAGTTACAATAGCGATATCAGTGCCAGTGGACAAG ccTGGTTTGAACGGAGCATCAGTGAAAGTACGGACACTCGCAGCAGTGGAATGTCACAAAATACAACGCAGACTTCTCGAGCGATGTCGCTCGATTTGGAGAAACAGCCGTCGAGCTTGCCGGGAGCAGGTCCGACGAATTCTTCGAGTGCAGATCCCATCAGGCCTAGAAGGTCGGCAAAGCAAGCTCTGCCGTCTCAAACTAATACAAAAATCATGATTGTGTGGTTGGAGAGTCTGGAAGATCATATCCAGTTCCCGATTG GCGATCTGCTTCCTTCCACCTACACCGGGCTGGAACAAGCGAGGACGCTGCAAGCTACCGATGTGCACGTTATCTTTCTTCAAGCCCTCGCTAATGGTTTAATGCGGGTCAGATTGCAGGGGCCGGTTTCGAGAATCAATTTGGCGACGCCTTTAATCGACGGTATGGTGGTATCGAGAAGAGTCTTGGGAACCTTGGTTAGACAAACGGCTCTTAATATGGGACGTAGGAGAAGGCTGGATAACGACag TTATCATCCACCGCACGTTCGAAGACGTCTAAAAATTCAAGAGAtggtacaaaaatataaaagaaatttaacggACCCAGAGTTATTGACACTTTTATTCAGCAGCACTCAAACTTATTAA